A genomic region of Arvicola amphibius chromosome X, mArvAmp1.2, whole genome shotgun sequence contains the following coding sequences:
- the LOC119805531 gene encoding integrator complex subunit 6-like: protein MMAEKGKVLAICSEEEEGRAGEAMDPPLPKMRCLVTLKPVKEKEGKPHLNASVIAKGEGATVSLKAQDGMMKGDSTTTKGSPEWVPSDKSIYLSRARLLREGGDATFTELTVSSEIPAGATSVATLHGDEGVTAGNPISREKFNAEIKRQLMKEIRRYGRKYGRLFELLEEVQGPLEVQIQFVEFAIKEAARFKRRHLIQFLEKKHEEMLFQLSLQQ, encoded by the exons ATGATGGCTGAAAAAGGCAAGGTGCTTGCTATATGCTCTGAAGAAGAAGAGGGCCGTgctggagaagccatggatcctccattACCCAAAATGCGGTGCCTTGTGACCCTGAAGCCagtaaaggagaaagaggggaaaccCCATCTTAATGCCTCAGTCATTGCAAAGGGAGAAG GTGCTACTGTCAGTCTGAAGGCCCAGGACGGTATGATGAAAGGCGATTCGACAACAACCAAAGGCTCCCCAGAGTGGGTTCCTTCTGACAAATCCATTTACCTTAGCCGTGCCAGGCTCCTTCGTGAAGGTGGCGATGCCACATTTACAGAATTAACGGTTAGCAGTGAGATCCCTGCAGGTGCTACCAGTGTTGCAACCCTGCATGGGGATGAAGGTGTGACCGCTGGGAACCCAATAAGCCGTGAGAAATTTAACGCTGAAATAAAACGTCAGCTAATGAAGGAAATTCGGCGATATGGACGGA AATATGGAAGGCTTTTTGAGCTGCTTGAAGAAGTGCAGGGACCCCTGGAAGTCCAGATACAATTTGTTGAATTTGCCATCAAGGAAGCAGCAAG GTTTAAAAGACGCCACTTGATTCAATTCCTTGAGAAGAAACATGAAGAAATGTTGTTTCAGCTTTCTCTCCAACAATGA